A genomic window from Pecten maximus chromosome 2, xPecMax1.1, whole genome shotgun sequence includes:
- the LOC117318421 gene encoding cerebellin-1-like, with protein sequence MSSTNTMQLVCIFAVSVLVTCDNTKGSLSSLQQQVQTLQAAFQRQNEHFERRIQELAAENQELKDQCKLQPRIQQKRVSGLGEANNVGFSASLSTSTALGDHQIVVFDTILTNDGNGYDSKSGHFTAPLPGLYAFSVTAMCSGSEAELHVAIIKDGQRIASVFANGNHYDNGSKLVVVQLQAGQMVWVEHFADQSGNKIFGTSYSSFSGFLINAY encoded by the exons ATGTCGTCCACAAATACAATGCAGTTAGTTTGTATATTTGCCGTGAGTGTCCTAGTTACCTGTGACAATACTAAGGGAAGCCTGTCTTCTCTTCAGCAACAGGTACAGACTCTGCAGGCAGCCTTCCAACGTCAGAACG AACACTTCGAGAGACGTATACAAGAACTTGCAGCTGAAAACCAGGAACTAAAGG ATCAATGCAAATTACAACCCAGGATCCAACAGAAAAGAG TTTCAGGCCTTGGAGAAGCAAATAACGTTGGTTTCTCTGCGTCCCTGTCCACATCCACTGCCCTGGGCGATCACCAAATTGTAGTGTTCGACACTATTTTAACCAACGACGGAAATGGCTACGACTCAAAAAGTGGTCACTTCACTGCTCCTTTACCAGGTTTATACGCCTTCTCCGTAACTGCCATGTGTTCCGGAAGCGAGGCAGAACTTCACGTTGCCATCATCAAAGACGGTCAGAGGATAGCCAGTGTCTTCGCAAACGGTAACCATTATGATAATGGGAGCAAACTCGTGGTCGTACAGCTACAGGCCGGGCAGATGGTTTGGGTAGAACATTTCGCTGACCAGTcaggaaacaaaatatttggTACTTCATACAGCTCCTTCTCCGGATTCCTTATCAACGCTTATTAG